Genomic DNA from Streptomyces sp. NBC_01571:
CTCGGGCGCCTCCCACGACGCGGGTTCCCCAATTGTCAGTGCCGGATGCCAGACTTCCACGGGTGAACGCATTCCCCGACAGCGCGAGTCCCGCACCGGACCGGGAGCCGACCCCGGTGCCCCACCCACGCACGCGGGGGACGGAGCTGCGGACTGGGATCTCCCCTCCTCCAGCGAAGCCGGGAGTCTGGGGAAGACTCGCTGAGCTGCGCGGCCCCGCCGTACCGCCCAAGGCTCTGGACGCGCGCGCTCTCGCGGCGCTCGCCGCGAACCCCGGATGCGAGCGCCGCGCCCTGCTCGACGGCGCGGGCGTCGACAAGGCGAAGCTGGCGGAAGGGCTGGGCTCACCGTCCTCCTTCGGCCAGTCCCAGTTCGCCTTCATGCGGGGCAACGCGTTCGAGGCGCGGGTCAAGGCGGACGGCGGCGCGGAGCTGCTGCGGCTCGTGCACGAGAAGCTGGACCCCGGCGCCGAGCCGCCCCGGGCCGGGACCGTCCCCGACCTGACCGCCGCCGGCCCCGAGGGCCGCACGGCCCGTACCGCACTGGCGCTGCGCGACGCCACCGCCGCCAGCGGCTGGACCCTGCTCGACCACCCCATGCTCGCCCTCGGCGTCGCGGGCTCCCCCGCCTTCCTCGAACCGGACGCCGTCGTCGTGCACCCCGACGGGACCTGGACGGTCGTCGAGATCAAGTCCTTCCCGATGCTGGACGGCTCGGCCGACCCGGCGAAGGTGGGCGCCGCCGCCCGCCAGTCGGCGGTGTACGTCCTCGCGCTGGAGGAGGTCGCCGCGCGCCTGGACCCGGCCCCCGAGGTCCGCCACCGCGTCCTGCTGGTCTGCCCCAAGGACTTCTCCAACCTCCCGACCGCGTCCGCCGTCGACGTCCGCAAGCAGCGCGCCGTCACCCGCCGCCAGTTGGGCCGCCTCACCCGCGTCGAGGACATCGCGGCAGCCCTTCCCGAGGGCACCTGTTTCGACCCCCGCCTGCCGGCCGACCGGCTGACCGCGGCGGTCGAGGCCGTCCCCGCGGCCTACGCCCCCGAGTGCCTGGCCGCCTGCGAGCTCGCCTTCCACTGCCGCGCCCGCTCCCGGGACGAGGGCGCGGTGACCTCGCTGGGGCGGTCGCTGCGCGCCGAACTGGGCGGTCTGACCACCGTGGACGACGTACTGGCGGCGGCCCGCGGAGACGCCGGGGACCCGCGTGATCCGGCGGTCGCCGCCCTGCGCAGAGCGGCCCGGCTGCGCGCGGAAGCCCTGCGGGCGGTGGGGTCGACGCGCCCCGCCGGCCAGGCCGCGCTTCCGGAGGTGGCCCCTTGTCGCTGATCGCCACCCTCGCCCGGCTGGAGGCCGTCGAAAGCGGGCGGGCACAGCCCGTCGCCACGGTCCGGCACCGGCATCTCTCCGACCGGCCGCTCGTCCTCGTGCCCCTGGTCACCGCCGGTGAGGCCGGCGCCCCCCTCGGGGCCCTGGTCGGTACGGACCGGGACGCGCCGCGACTGCTGGTCGTGCCGCAGCCCCGGGACCGCGATCTGCGGTTCGCGTTCCTCGCCGACCTCGCGGACGTCGTCCTGCCGTACCTCGACTCCTACGCGGACGTGGTCGAGGCGGCCGAGCGCAGTGAGACCGATCCGGAGACCGGGAAGCGGGTCAAGGTCGAGGTCGAGCTGTGCGCGGACGCGCCCCAGTTGATCGTGCCGAGCCGGGCCGGCGTGGAGTTCGTACGACTCCTCGGGCGCTCCATGCGGTTCCGGCGCACCGCGGAGCAGGAGCCGGAGGCCGCTCACCCGGCGCCGCCCCGGGTGCCGCTGCTCGGGCGGTGGCTGACGCACTTCGGGGAGCGGGCCCGGGTGCCCGGCTCCGCCCTGCTGCTCGCCCTCGGCGACGTGCTGTCCCGGCACTGGGCCACCGGTCAGAGCAGCCTGGAGGACCAGCACCTGGGAGCGCTGCTCGCCTGGATCGATCCCCCGGCGGGCGAGTCGGGCGCGCGGGCGGCCCTGGCGGCGGAGCTCCGGCGGGACTCCGGCGGCCAGCTCGTCCGCCCGCCCGCGGGACCGGCCACCGATCCCGCCTTCGACAACAAGCTGCTGGCCCCCGCCATCGAGCGCTACGACCGCGCGCGGACGGCACTCGCCGCCGCCGAGGACGGCCTGGAGGCGGACGACCGGCTCGGTGAACTCACCGCGGCCGAGCGGGAGATCCGCGCCCTGGTGGAGCGTGTCGCCCGGCCCACCTGGGACGCGGTGTGGCAGGGCCTCGACCTGCTGCGGACGCTGCCGGAGGGGGCGCACGCGGCCGACCGGTGGACCCGCGACCGCTGGTCGTTCACCGGTCACCGCGACCGGGTCGTCGCGGGCGAGCCGCCGCAGCCGCGCCGCGACGACGCGGTCACGGCGGCGAACAAGCTGGCCACGCGCGAGCGCGAACAGGCCCGCCTGGACGCGCAGGAGGCCCTCGACGATCCACTCGTCATGGCCGGCCGGCGCCTGGTCGGCGAGGCCTTCACGGGCGAGGTCGTCGATGTCGTCATGACGTACAGCGAGAGCAGACGCCCGAGCCCCCGCCCCCTGGTGACCGTCCGCACGGACGACCGGCCGCATCTCGGTGAGCGCACGAAGGTGTACCGGTCGCTGGCCGGCAAGCCGCAGGCGGCCGAGTTCGTCGGACACGCGGAGGCCCCCGGACACGCGGAGTGCACCGGACGGGCGGAGGCCCCCGGACCTGCCGGAGACGGTGGTCCCGCGGGAGACGGTGATCCCGGGAGGGGCGTCGTCGGCCGGGAGGGACCGGAGGAGGAGGGCGGTCTGCTCGTGCTGCGGATCGTCGACAAGATGGGCCGCGGCAAGGAGCCCGAGCCCGGATCCGTGCCGGAGAAGGGGGACCTCGTCTGCTTCACGCTCTTCGAGCACGAGCAGCGCGGCGGCGCGAAGCTGCCCGAGCCGGAGGAGACACCGTGGACGCACGGCGGGCCGCCGGGCGACCCCGACGCCGTACCGCAGCCGGATCCGGTGACGGAGGAGGACATCCTGTGACCACGGTCTTCGATCCCGGGGCCGCGGCCGCCCGCGCCACCGACGCGATCCTGCGCGACACCCTGCACGGCACGCACCGCGGAGTCGTCGTCGACTCCCCGCCCGGCGCCGGGAAGTCGACCCTCGTGGTGCGCGCGGCACTCGAACTCGCCTCCGCCGGACGCCCCCTGATGGTCATCGCACAGACGAACTCCCAGGTCGACGACCTGGTGCTGCGGCTCGCCGAGAAGGATCCGGAGCTGCCGGTGGGCCGCCTGCACAGCAGTGACGCCGACCCGTACGACAAGGCGCTCGACGACCTGGGGAACGTCCGCAAGTCGGCGAAGGCCACCGATCTGGCGGGCCTCCCGGTCGTCATCTCGACCGCCGCGAAGTGGGCCCACGTCAAGAACGTCGAACCCTGGCGGCACGCGATCGTCGACGAGGCCTACCAGATGCGCTCCGACGCGCTGCTGGCCGTGGCCGGCCTCTTCGAGCGGGCGCTGTTCGTGGGCGATCCGGGCCAGCTGGACCCGTTCTCCATCGTGGGCGCGGAGCAGTGGGCGGGACTGTCCTACGACCCTTCGGCGTCCGCCGTCACGACCCTGCTCGCGCACAACCCCGAACTGCCGCAGCACCGACTGCCGGTGTCGTGGCGGCTCCCGGCGTCCGCGGCCCCGCTGGTCTCGAACGCGTTCTACCCGTACACGCCCTTCCGCAGCGGTACGGGACACGGTGACCGGCGGCTGAACTTCGGTGTGCCGTCGGACGGTTCCGGACCCGACCTGGTCATCGACGAGGCGGCGGAGACGGGTTGGGGGCTCCTGGAGCTGCCGGCCCGGCACACGCCGCGCACCGACCCCGAGGCGGTACGGGCGGCGGCCCGGGTCGTACGGCGGCTGTTGGAGCGCGGTGGCGCGGCGACCTCGGAGCGGTCGGCCGATCCGGTGCCGCTGACGGCCGACCGGATCGCCGTCGGCACGGCGCACCGTGACCAGGCGGCGGTGGTGCGGGCGGCGCTGGCGGACCTCGGGGTCACGGACGTCACCGTCGACACGGCGAACCGGCTCCAGGGCCGCGAGTTCGACGTGACGGTGGTGCTCCACCCGCTCTCCGGGCGGCCGGACGCGACGGCGTTCCACCTGGAGACGGGCCGGCTGTGCGTCCTCGCCTCCCGGCACCGGCACGCGTGCATCGTGGTCTGCCGGGCGGGGGTGACCGAACTGCTGGACGACCACCCCTCCACCGAGCCCGTCCAGCTGGGCGTCACGGTGAAGTTCCCGGACGGCTGGGAGGCGAGCCACGCCGTGTTGTCGCACCTGGCGGAGCACCGGGTGGAATGGCGGCCCTGAACCCCGGTCCGGCCCGTTCCACGGGCCCCCTTGCGCGAGCGGGGGACAATGGACGGTGGCCCACCCACGAAACGGGCCCCCGAACCGTACGAGGAGGAGAAGACATGGCGGAGCCCACGCCGCGTCGGAACGAACCGCGGCTACGCCCCGCGCCCCTGCTCTTCGAGCCCGCGGAGGCGGCCGGTGACCCGGAGCACTTCTTCGATCTCGAGTCGATAGACGATCCGCGGGCGCTGCTGGCGCGGGCCACGGAGCTGACGCTCGCCTTCCGGGCGGCAGCCGACAGGGCGCTGGAGTTCCAGGCCATCGCCGCCGCACAGCTCGCCGACCCCCGCCGCTTCGACCGGCTCACGACGGCCGACATCGCCGAGCGCGCCGAGTGGACCGAGGACTACGCGAAGAAGATGGTCGAGTTCGGCCGTGACCTGCTCCGGGGAGCGGACGGGAACGGACACGGCCACGGGGTGGGCGACCACGCCTGACCGGCACGGTGCGACGGCCGGGGGCCTCCCCCGGCATCCCCGGCGTCCCTGCCCTCGGCGACCCTCGGCGGCCTTCTCGTGCCAGGCGGGCGGCACCCGCAGGATCTCCTGGCATACGCCGGCGGTGCGTGACATACCCCATTCCCGCCCTCCCTGTCCCGATTTCCCGCAACCCTCGGAGACGGAGCGCTCACCGACGGTAGACCTTGTCGTCATGAGCAGCACACGGAACACCGCCGGCTCCTCCCCACACGGCACCGGCGCCCCGCCGTCCGACCGGTCCGACGCCTCGGGCGTCACCGCGGAAGGGACCGCCTGGCTCGCCTCGGCAGGAACGTATCCGCGCAGCACCCTCGCCCTCTGGGAGGACCGGCCGACCGCGCCGGTCGTCCTGGCCTGCGGCACCGCCTTCGACGTCGTCAATACGCCCGCGATCTTCGGTCGGCGGATGCTGGACCGCCTGTGGGAGGAGGGGCCGGGCTCCGGCCCGGTGGCCGTGTTCCGCGGACGGATGCTGCTGTTCGGCGCGCCGGGCACGGCTCAGCGACTGCCGTCGCTCCTGGAGTGGGAGGAGTGGGGATCCCGCGGCGCCGAGGACCCATGGGGCACCCGGGACCCCGGCGCTCTCGGCAGCTTCGACGACCGTGACGGCTTCGACGGCGGCATCGGCGCTCCGGCCGGGCCGGGCGGCCTGGGACGCGTCGGCGCGATCCCTCCGCTGCTCTGTCACGGCATCGGCGACGCGGTGACCGTCCCCGCCCTGAGGGACGGCGGCACAGCCGGCGACGGCACCGGCGGTATTGGGCCCGATCTTGAGACCCGTCCCGATTCCCGCTGGCTGGTGGCCCCCGACACCCGGCATCCCTGGCTCCCCGGCGCCGAGATCCTGGTCTGGGCCGCCGTCCGTGCGGCCCGCGCGGCGGCCTCCGCCGCGGTGCGGATATCGATTTTTCCTCCCGCCGATCAGGATGCTAAGGTCTACGACGTCAGCAGGCGCCGCTAGCTCAGTTGGTTAGAGCAGCTGACTCTTAATCAGCGGGTCCGGGGTTCGAGTCCCTGGCGGCGCACGCTAGCGATGGCGAGGCTTGTTCGCAGACATGCGAACGTGCCTCGCCATCGTCATGTCCGCAGGGGTTCAGCCCGTCGTGATCTTCACCGTCCACTCCCCCGCGGCCGTCCAGTCCTCCACCTCGACGCGCACCTTCTCGCCGGGGACCGTGAAGCTCTCGCCGAGCCCTACCGGCGCGTCCGCGAGCGGGGGGTAGACCGACTCGCCCCAGCAGGACTCGGAGTGCGGGTGGGCGTCGATGACCTGGATCGGGCCGTCACCGGACGCGGCCTCGCTGCGCACGCGGTAGACGAGGATGCCCTGCGTGCAGGTCGTCCCGTCGTTGCCCGCCGAGCCGCGCGCCTCGAAGGCGAGCGCGCTCTCAGCCCCCGTACGGACGACCGCCAGCTTGGTGCCGCGCCCGGAGCCGAAGACCGGCAGACCGGCGCCGACCGGCCCGGGACCGAGAGCGCCGCCGGGAGCGCCGGAGGTGTCCGCTTCCGCAGCGGCCCCGGCGGCCGGCGCCCCCGCCGCGCCCACCCCAGGCGCCGGCGGCCCCGCGCCCAGCGGCTCCAGCGTCAGCCGCGTGCTCCCGCGGGCGCCCACACACACCACCTGCCGCGGCTCCAGCCACCCCAGCTTCCACTTGTGCCAGCCGAACAGGTCCGGCGCGAGGCCGAACTGGCTGCCCATGAGGTCCCAGTCGCCGACGTACGTGTCCCAGTCGCCCTTGCCGTCGGAGGGGCGGTGGTAGAGGTCGGGCAGGTCGAAGACGTGCCCCGTCTCATGGGCGAGGACGAGCCGGTCCGGCGGGTGCTTCTCGAAGACCGTGACGACGCGGCTGATGTCCTTGCCGTCGGCCCGCAGGGGGGTGTCGAGGTTGACGACCTTCGTCGCGTCGGAGTCGACACCCGGCGCGTCCGGATCGGCGACGAAGTAGACGATGTCGTAGCGCGAGAAGTCGACCTGCCGGTCGGCCGCACCGATCGCGTCGCGCAGATAGGAGGCGCGGCGCGTGGCGTTCCAGTCGCGCCGCATGGCGTACGAGGTGGAGGAGTGCGGCATCCGGATCCAGTCGTGCTGGGCATGCGGGCGCAGCGTGAACCTGCCGTAGGAGGCGCGCTCGAAGAAGCGGCTGGTGGAAGGGAAGTAATCGGCCGTCAGTTCGGCGGGCGTGGTGCGCGGGCGGGAGTCGGGGAAGGAGAGGAAGACCAGCACGGCGTCGAGGGGACGGGTGGGGCGCGGGTAGGCGGCGTTCCACGCGTCCAGGCCCTCCGAGTGGTGGGCGTCGGTCCGCTTGAGGGCGCAGGGGGCGAAGAGGGGTTCGGCGAGGGCGGGGCCCGTCACCAGGGAGGTCGCGACCACCGCCGCCAGCGAGGTGAACGCCGCCGCGGTACTGCGCCAGCGGGAGGTCCCTCGCGGAGCGAGACCCAGCAGGAGCTCACGGGCGAGACTCCTCAGGGGGAGCTGACGCGGCACGTCGACCTCCGGATGCGGCTTTCGGGACACCGCACCCAGCTTGGTTCGATTCGTACTACTTCGCCCTGTTTGTCTGCACCAGAAGAGTGAGGGGCCGCATACGGTCGACATCCCGGCCGACACCCCGAACACTCACGGAACGTCACATATGATCGCCTGACGAAGGATCCGGTCCAGATGCAGGCAGAAACGATCTGTCAGAACGGGTGGTTGTTCCGGGACACTGGAGAGTGGCTGCAAGGCCCCGAGACCAACCTCTATGATCGGCACACTTTCCTGCACGGACACGGCTTGTTCGGCCGTCCAGCACCGGCCGACCACTCCGAGAGACCCATACGAAGAACGAGTGCTTTGCGGGAGCGAGCGGTGAGCGGAACGTCCGAAGGGCCGGCGCCCGCGGCAGACCTCGACCGGCCGGCCGTCACAGAACGTCACACCACTAC
This window encodes:
- a CDS encoding AAA domain-containing protein; its protein translation is MTTVFDPGAAAARATDAILRDTLHGTHRGVVVDSPPGAGKSTLVVRAALELASAGRPLMVIAQTNSQVDDLVLRLAEKDPELPVGRLHSSDADPYDKALDDLGNVRKSAKATDLAGLPVVISTAAKWAHVKNVEPWRHAIVDEAYQMRSDALLAVAGLFERALFVGDPGQLDPFSIVGAEQWAGLSYDPSASAVTTLLAHNPELPQHRLPVSWRLPASAAPLVSNAFYPYTPFRSGTGHGDRRLNFGVPSDGSGPDLVIDEAAETGWGLLELPARHTPRTDPEAVRAAARVVRRLLERGGAATSERSADPVPLTADRIAVGTAHRDQAAVVRAALADLGVTDVTVDTANRLQGREFDVTVVLHPLSGRPDATAFHLETGRLCVLASRHRHACIVVCRAGVTELLDDHPSTEPVQLGVTVKFPDGWEASHAVLSHLAEHRVEWRP
- a CDS encoding M6 family metalloprotease domain-containing protein; its protein translation is MSRKPHPEVDVPRQLPLRSLARELLLGLAPRGTSRWRSTAAAFTSLAAVVATSLVTGPALAEPLFAPCALKRTDAHHSEGLDAWNAAYPRPTRPLDAVLVFLSFPDSRPRTTPAELTADYFPSTSRFFERASYGRFTLRPHAQHDWIRMPHSSTSYAMRRDWNATRRASYLRDAIGAADRQVDFSRYDIVYFVADPDAPGVDSDATKVVNLDTPLRADGKDISRVVTVFEKHPPDRLVLAHETGHVFDLPDLYHRPSDGKGDWDTYVGDWDLMGSQFGLAPDLFGWHKWKLGWLEPRQVVCVGARGSTRLTLEPLGAGPPAPGVGAAGAPAAGAAAEADTSGAPGGALGPGPVGAGLPVFGSGRGTKLAVVRTGAESALAFEARGSAGNDGTTCTQGILVYRVRSEAASGDGPIQVIDAHPHSESCWGESVYPPLADAPVGLGESFTVPGEKVRVEVEDWTAAGEWTVKITTG
- a CDS encoding bifunctional DNA primase/polymerase, producing MSSTRNTAGSSPHGTGAPPSDRSDASGVTAEGTAWLASAGTYPRSTLALWEDRPTAPVVLACGTAFDVVNTPAIFGRRMLDRLWEEGPGSGPVAVFRGRMLLFGAPGTAQRLPSLLEWEEWGSRGAEDPWGTRDPGALGSFDDRDGFDGGIGAPAGPGGLGRVGAIPPLLCHGIGDAVTVPALRDGGTAGDGTGGIGPDLETRPDSRWLVAPDTRHPWLPGAEILVWAAVRAARAAASAAVRISIFPPADQDAKVYDVSRRR